From the Streptococcus sanguinis genome, the window GAAGGCGCGCGAAATGATGTTCATCTTTTCACAGATTATCCAGCTCAGGTCATCAACTGGGCAGTGGGGCCAGAAGGTATCAGCCTAGCGGAGGGACGAAAATTATTTGGCGGTCGGACTGTCCTTGGTGGCTTTGAAAATGGCAAGGACGGCCTGCTCTACACGGGCAGTCAAGCGGCTATTCAAGATGAGACCAAGCGGCTGATAGCAGGAGCTGGCAAGGAAGCTTTGATTATCGGGGCTGACTGTACTATTCCAAGCGATATTGAAGCAGAGCGGATTCAGTGGGTTCGCCAAGCAGCAAGCTTAACATAAGAAGGAGACGAAAGAATGAGCAAGAAAAAATGGATTATTGGTGGAGCAGCAGTGATTGCTATTGTAGCTGCGACTTACTTGGGCCGGACTTTGACAGGTGCTTCATCTAGCAAGACGAGCAGCTCTGCATCAGGCAGCGGCAAGGTCACGACTTTGAAAGTGGCACATACACAGAACTATGTTCCTTATGACTTTGTGGATGAAAAGGGCGAGTCAGATGGCTATGAGGTTGCTGTTCTCAAGGCCATTGATGAAAAGCTGCCAGACTATCAGTTTGAATATACTGGTACTAGTGATGAGGATCTTTTAGTCGGTCTGGAATCTGGGAAATATGACATCGGAACCAAGGGAGCCTGGTACACCGAAGAGCGGGCGAAGAAGTTCATCATTCCAAAAAGCCCAATCGGCGCTAGCATTATCGGTTTCACTATTCGCAAGGAAGACGCTGAAAAATACAAGACCATTGATGACTTTGCCAAGGAAAAGGGCAAGCTGGTACCAATCTCTCCGCAGAATGCTCAATGGGCCGTTATCGAAGAGTATAACAAAAAGCATAGCGGAGCTCCTATTGATTTGACTGCAGCAGAGTCCTTCAAGGTGGCTGATGCTTATGCTTGGGTTCTGGAAGGACGCTACGATGCTTTCTTTGACATCAAGCTGTCATTTGAAAAAGCTGTGACGGACAAGGAAGGTTCTTACCACCAGTATGCGGATCAACTGACTTGGTTCCCTTACAAGGGGATTCCGACCTATCCACTGCTTCATAAAAACGAAAAAAATGAAGAATTTGCCAAGGCATATGAGAAGGCAATTAAGGAACTGGAAAAAGACGGAACCCTGGCTAAACTATCTGAAAAGTATTTCGGAGAAGATGTCTTCTCTTATGTGGACAAGGATTAGTGGCTGCTGTCTGCCGATAATCAAAGGCTGACTGAGAAGCTGGCTGAGTACAGAACTGGAGAGTCTCGAGCTGACCTTGATGCTGTTTGAAAGGATTTTCAAAGAAGGTAGCTAGGCGAGAGCTTGGCTGCTCCAAGCTGAAAGTGCCCGTCCAAGAGAAGCTTATTCTATCTAATCACTGTCGAAGGAGAAGAAAATTATGGTCTCGTATGACTTATCCCGTGTCTTTGGTCTGCTGCCTAGTCTGCTGCAGGCTCTGCCGACCACTTTATGGATTATGTTTGTGACAGCTTTGATTGGCTCCTTGCTGGGTGGTCTATTGGCTTGGGCTCAGATTTCTGAGGAGCAGTCTTTTGCTGGCCTAGCTAGAGGATATATATTTATCCTTAGATGTACACCGCCTATTGTCTTACTTTTCTTGGTTTTTTATGGCATTCCAGAGTTTTTAGAATGGTGGCTGGGGCTGGATATCAATAATTGGTCGCGGACTGTTTTTGTCATCATCACCATGATTCTGCTCTTTGCGGCCATGATTGCGGAAGTCTTCAAGGCAGCTTATCTTGCTGTTCCCAAGGGGCAGACTGAGGCAGGTCTCAGTATTGGCTTGACACCGGCGCAGACTTTTCTGCGCATCGTCCTGCCACAGGCGTTTCGCATCGCCCTGCCCAATCTGACTACTGCCCTTCTTAATCTCATGAGGGATGCTGCGCTGGCTTATACGATTGGGGCAGTGGATGTCATGGGAGCAGGGCAAAATCTTATCAGTCGTAATCTGGGCAATTATTCCCTAGAAACCTATACAGCGGTGGCCTTGATTTACTGGGGGATTGCCCTAGTGGTTTCGCTGGCTTCCCAGCTTCTGGAAAAAAGTCTGACAGTCAAGGAGAGGTAAAGCATGGATTTGAATTATATTGTAAACACCTTTCTGGTTACTTTGAAAGGCATACCAGTAACCCTGATCATTATGGTGGTGGCTATTCTGCTCAGCTTTATTCCGGCTCTGCTTCTAGCTCTGGGACAGATTTATAAAGTTCGGGGTGTTCGGACTTTTTCAGTGGTTTATCTGGCCTTTATTCGGGCGACGCCTCCCATTTTGCTCATTCTCTTTTTCTACAGTCTTTTTCCTAGCTTACTGAATCAAATTTTTAAAAGTCTGGGCAGTCAGGTAGACGTCTTTAAGTTCAATCCGCTTTACTATGCTTTCATCATCTATAGCCTGATGACGACAGGCAGTTTATCGGAAATTCTGCGCTCTGCCATTTTGACGGTGGATAAAGGACAGTTAGAAGCGGCTCAAGCGATTGGTTTAACGAATTTTCAAGCCTATCGGAGAATTGTTTTTCCTCAGGCATTGCGCTCTGCCCTGCCCAATCTGGCCAATCTAGTTATCAATCTAGTCAAGGGAACCTCGCTGGTATTTGTCATGACAGTCAAGGATATCACAGCCCTGGCTAAGATAGAAGCCTCCCATTCTTACCAATATTCAGAGTCTTATCTGGTGATTTTTGTTATTTATCTCATTATTTGTGGCTTGATTCAGTGGATTTTTAGGGGCTTGGAAAAACGCTACGCTCTTGCTTAGGAAGGAAAGATTATGTTAGAAGTAAAACATATCTCCAAACGATTTGGAGAGCACCAGGTGCTGGCAGATGTCAGTCTCAAGGTCAATCAAGGTGACGTTGTGGTTATTCTGGGACCCTCAGGCTCTGGGAAAACAACATTTCTGCGCTGTCTGAATCACTTAGAAAAAGCGGATAGCGGCCAGCAGACTTTGTCTGGTAAGGACTATGATTTGGCTAAACTCAGCAAAAAGGAGATTTTGGAAATTCGTAGAAAGACAGCCTTTGTCTTCCAGCATTATAATCTCTTTGCCAATAAAACTGCCCTTGAAAATATCTTAGAGGGCTTAGTGATCGCTCGTAAGATACCGAGGGAAGAAGCGCTTAAGATTGCGGAAGAGTCCTTGAAGCGCGTGGGACTCTTGGCCTACAAGGACTACTATCCTTCGCAGCTATCAGGCGGCCAGCAGCAGCGGATAGGGATTGCCCGTGCCATTGCTGTTAAGCCAGATGTCATCCTGCTGGATGAACCAACTTCGGCTCTAGATCCGGAACTGGTCGGCGAAGTCCTCAGTGTCATGAAGCAGTTGGCTCAGGAGGGAGTGACCATGGTCGTTGTGACCCACGAGATGAGCTTTGCCCGTGATGTGGCCAACCATGTCATATTTATGGACGGAGGTCACATCATCGAAGAAAACCCTCCTCAGGAATTCTTCAGCAGTCCAAAGGAAGAGCGGACCCAACAGTTTCTGTCCCGCATTCTGTCCGATGCCAGCTATAGTGTAGAGTATATGATTTAAAAATCTGGATTATGTCCAGATTTTTATTATAAAAAAGCGTCTTTATAGGAACGAAAAGGACCTAAACGATAACTTCGATTACAACTGTAAATTTATTTTAAAAAATTATGTAAAATCTATTGACAAATAAATTCTGTCATGATAAAATTACAACTGTAAACAAAAAAGTTTACGTAAATTTAATCAGAAGGTATGAATATAGCCGGAAGGCGATTATTTTGGGAGGATTAAAAATTATGTAAAATTATCTTCTTCTGAAAGAGATCAAATCACTCATAAAAATAGAGACTGAATCAGTCTTGATTTTTGAAAAGAGAATAAGTTATGTAAAATAATAGATAGGAGAAGATCTCCCAAATGAATATTTATAGTAGATAAGGAAAAGATTTCTTATCTGAAACTTTGGTAAAATCAAAAATTATGTAAAGCAAAATATGAAAAAAGCGAGGTAATACTATGAACAACAACTACAACAATTTTAATAATATGGACGACCTTTTCAACCAACTCATGGGGCGCATGGGGGGCTACAACAGCGAACACCGGCGCTACTTGATTAATGGTAGAGAGGTCACACCGGAAGAGTTTGCTCAGTACCGTGCTACTGGCAAGCTCCCTGGTCAAGGAACAAGTGAGCAGACTGGCGAAACTGCTGCTAATGCGCCTAAGCAAGATGGTATCCTAGCTAAGCTGGGTCGCAATCTGACTCAGGAAGCGCGTGATGGTAAGTTAGATCCAGTCATTGGGCGTAATAAGGAGATCCAAGAAACTGCTGAAATTCTTTCCCGCCGGACTAAGAATAATCCGGTTCTGGTCGGAGATGCCGGAGTTGGTAAGACAGCTGTCGTAGAAGGCTTGGCTCAGGCCATCGTTAACGGTGATGTGCCAGCGGCCATCAAGAATAAGGAAATTATTTCTGTTGATATTTCCGGTCTGGAAGCTGGTACTCAATATCGTGGTAGCTTTGAAGAAAATATCCAAAACTTGGTCAATGAAGTCAAGGAAGCCGGCAACATTATCCTCTTCTTTGATGAAATCCATCAAATCCTAGGAGCAGGATCTATCGGTGGAGATAGTGGCTCTAAGGGCATGGCGGATATTCTCAAACCAGCGCTTTCTCGTGGGGAGTTGACCGTCATCGGAGCTACTACTCAGGATGAGTACCGTAATACTATCCTTAAAAATGCAGCTTTGGCTCGCCGTTTCAATGAAGTCAAGGTCAACGCACCGTCTGCCGAGGATACCTATCAGATCCTTCGAGGCATTCGGGACCTGTATGAAAAGCACCACAATGTCATCCTGCCGGATGAAGTGCTGAAAGCGGCTGTGGATTACTCTGTTCAGTATATTCCACAACGGAGCCTGCCAGACAAGGCGATTGACCTGGTCGACGTGACTGCTGCCCACTTGGCAGCCCAGCATCCAGTGACTGATGTTCATGCGGTTGAAAATGAGATTGCTGAACAGAAAGACAAACAGGAAGCGGCTGTTGAGAAAGAAGATTATGAAGCAGCTCTAAATGCCAAGACCCGCATTGAAGAGTTGGAAAAGAAAATTCAAAATCACACTGAGGATATGAAAGTGACTGCTACAGTCAACGACGTAGCAGAGTCTGTTGAGCGGATGACAGGTGTGCCGGTATCTCAAATGGGTGCCAGCGACATTGAGCGCCTCAAGGGCATGAATGACCGTCTCAAAGCCAAGGTGATTGGCCAAGACAAGGCTGTAGAAGCTGTGGCTAGGGCTATCCGCCGTAACCGTGCAGGCTTTGATGAAGGCAACCGTCCAATCGGAAGCTTCCTCTTTGTTGGTCCAACTGGCGTCGGAAAAACTGAGTTGGCTAAGCAACTGGCTTTGGATATGTTTGGTACCAAGGAAGCGATTATTCGTCTGGATATGTCAGAATACTCCGACCGGACTGCTGTTTCCAAGCTGATTGGTACCACTGCAGGCTATGTCGGCTATGATGATAACAGTAATACCCTGACCGAGCGTGTGCGCCGCAATCCTTACTCTATCATTCTCTTGGATGAGATTGAAAAGGCGGATCCACAAGTGATTACCCTTCTCCTTCAAGTTCTGGATGACGGTCGTTTGACGGATGGTCAAGGGAATACAGTCAACTTCAAGAACACGGTCATCATTGCGACTTCCAATGCTGGATTTGGATATGAAGCAGGCTTGGAAGAGGATGCTGAAAAGCCTGATCTGATGGACCGACTCAAAGCTTATTTCCGCCCAGAGT encodes:
- a CDS encoding transporter substrate-binding domain-containing protein, with amino-acid sequence MSKKKWIIGGAAVIAIVAATYLGRTLTGASSSKTSSSASGSGKVTTLKVAHTQNYVPYDFVDEKGESDGYEVAVLKAIDEKLPDYQFEYTGTSDEDLLVGLESGKYDIGTKGAWYTEERAKKFIIPKSPIGASIIGFTIRKEDAEKYKTIDDFAKEKGKLVPISPQNAQWAVIEEYNKKHSGAPIDLTAAESFKVADAYAWVLEGRYDAFFDIKLSFEKAVTDKEGSYHQYADQLTWFPYKGIPTYPLLHKNEKNEEFAKAYEKAIKELEKDGTLAKLSEKYFGEDVFSYVDKD
- a CDS encoding amino acid ABC transporter permease yields the protein MVSYDLSRVFGLLPSLLQALPTTLWIMFVTALIGSLLGGLLAWAQISEEQSFAGLARGYIFILRCTPPIVLLFLVFYGIPEFLEWWLGLDINNWSRTVFVIITMILLFAAMIAEVFKAAYLAVPKGQTEAGLSIGLTPAQTFLRIVLPQAFRIALPNLTTALLNLMRDAALAYTIGAVDVMGAGQNLISRNLGNYSLETYTAVALIYWGIALVVSLASQLLEKSLTVKER
- a CDS encoding amino acid ABC transporter permease, which gives rise to MDLNYIVNTFLVTLKGIPVTLIIMVVAILLSFIPALLLALGQIYKVRGVRTFSVVYLAFIRATPPILLILFFYSLFPSLLNQIFKSLGSQVDVFKFNPLYYAFIIYSLMTTGSLSEILRSAILTVDKGQLEAAQAIGLTNFQAYRRIVFPQALRSALPNLANLVINLVKGTSLVFVMTVKDITALAKIEASHSYQYSESYLVIFVIYLIICGLIQWIFRGLEKRYALA
- a CDS encoding amino acid ABC transporter ATP-binding protein; the protein is MLEVKHISKRFGEHQVLADVSLKVNQGDVVVILGPSGSGKTTFLRCLNHLEKADSGQQTLSGKDYDLAKLSKKEILEIRRKTAFVFQHYNLFANKTALENILEGLVIARKIPREEALKIAEESLKRVGLLAYKDYYPSQLSGGQQQRIGIARAIAVKPDVILLDEPTSALDPELVGEVLSVMKQLAQEGVTMVVVTHEMSFARDVANHVIFMDGGHIIEENPPQEFFSSPKEERTQQFLSRILSDASYSVEYMI
- a CDS encoding ATP-dependent Clp protease ATP-binding subunit, whose product is MNNNYNNFNNMDDLFNQLMGRMGGYNSEHRRYLINGREVTPEEFAQYRATGKLPGQGTSEQTGETAANAPKQDGILAKLGRNLTQEARDGKLDPVIGRNKEIQETAEILSRRTKNNPVLVGDAGVGKTAVVEGLAQAIVNGDVPAAIKNKEIISVDISGLEAGTQYRGSFEENIQNLVNEVKEAGNIILFFDEIHQILGAGSIGGDSGSKGMADILKPALSRGELTVIGATTQDEYRNTILKNAALARRFNEVKVNAPSAEDTYQILRGIRDLYEKHHNVILPDEVLKAAVDYSVQYIPQRSLPDKAIDLVDVTAAHLAAQHPVTDVHAVENEIAEQKDKQEAAVEKEDYEAALNAKTRIEELEKKIQNHTEDMKVTATVNDVAESVERMTGVPVSQMGASDIERLKGMNDRLKAKVIGQDKAVEAVARAIRRNRAGFDEGNRPIGSFLFVGPTGVGKTELAKQLALDMFGTKEAIIRLDMSEYSDRTAVSKLIGTTAGYVGYDDNSNTLTERVRRNPYSIILLDEIEKADPQVITLLLQVLDDGRLTDGQGNTVNFKNTVIIATSNAGFGYEAGLEEDAEKPDLMDRLKAYFRPEFLNRFNAVIEFSHLKKEDLMEIVNLMLIEVNQTLSKKEIDLAVSDAAKEFLRDAGYDQVMGVRPLRRVIEQQIRDKVTDFHLDNLDAKHLTADLEDGVLVIREKGADASEEDKQAE